AGgggtgtgctgtgctgtgctgttgTTGGGGAATGCAGGATTCCTGTCCAGTGAAAGCAGGTTGCTCCAACCAGGGTCGTGCAGAGAGCCAGCAGGCGTAGCCCTGGGGCTGGGAGTAGAGCTGTGGTGAGAACGGCAGCTATTCCCTGGCAGAGGCAGGGCCTGATCTGGGCCTGGGGCCTCTTACCATCCTCTTGGGGACCCCTGGGAGAGGTCTGAGTCCTCTGGTCTTCCCTGAGCCTGGGCTAGCAGGAGCCCTAGAGGCCCACTTCTCTGATGCTGATGCCCGCAGCAGACCCGGCACAGGAGAGGGGATGGGGAATTGGTACTTGTGATTAGAACACACCTTTTCCAGGGCCCTGAGACCTTGGTTCCCCTCAGCTCAGCTCTTCAGTCCAGTCCTGGAGATGCCTGTCCCGCCCAGGAGAGCCGCAGGGCACTGCGCACCCCTTCCACGGCCTCGTTATGGACTGCTGCAGAGTGAGCTGCCCTCAGCTTGGGGAGGTTTCAGATCCAGCCCTCTTTCTGCCTCCAACCAGGTCTGGAGATGGAGATCTCACTCTCCTCTAAACTATGTAATAATGGGTGTTGTCAGTAACCACCAGAATGGTCTGGGAAGGGtggcccagcccccacccctggGGGCACTCAAGAAACCTATTTACCCCTCTAAACAAAGGGCAGGCCCTCATCTCTGCCCTCCTTTGCCCAGACCCTCCTTTGCGCTCTGTGCATCCAGTGGCTGGACGAGAAAGGGTTAAGCTTGCAAGGAGGGAGCCTAACCtgctccccccccccacccccgccccatcCTGGGCACTGGCAGCAGCAGCCATGAAAAGATCCGGCCTCATTCTTTAGGGGAGGGGTAGTTAAGGAccctgggctgggggctggaaGCTAATTAAGGGAATTTGAGGAGGTCCTTTATGGCGTGGAAGCCACCCCTCCTCATACCCTGGAGTGAGGACCGTTGTGTGAGGCCTTTGTAGGGCAAGAACTGGAAACTCATTACCGGGATGGCTTTAGTGCAGGTGGTGGAGAATGGTGAGAGAATTTAACCTGGGGGGGCCCAGTCCTGGAGGGAGGCAATGTGggtgggtctggggtggggggtgctgaGAAAGGGGAGTGAGGGCTTCTCAGGTGCCCCAGATTCTCGCTTCCCTGTGAGATTCCTGCCGCTGGACCCCTCCACTCTGCTGTGGCCTATGGCTTTTCATTCCTATGTGATTGCTGTCCCAAACTCATGTAGGGCTAAAAGCCATGGGCTACAGTGAGGGGCAAGCTCCTTCTCCTGCAGCAGCTGCACCTCCCACGGGACCAGGTTTGGAGCCAGCCACCAAGGGGCACCAGAAGGAGGCTCTGCTTAGGGGAGGGGCATCAGGGGATGTGGTAACCTGAAATGGGGctaggctgtgtgaccttggccaagtcacttcctctcttgccatgtttCCTCACTTTGCAAGGAAGAGACTGGGCCGGTTCTTCCAGAGGGAGATTCCctctgaggaaggaaggagacccTCAGGGTGTGCCAGGCTTTCTGAATTGATTCCTTCCCCCTTGCCAAGTTACTGAGGCCTGGCTCATGGCCAGAGATTTGGGGGCTGGAGTCAAGGGCATCAGGCCACGAAGACTTGGGCCTTTGCTCAGTGCCTCCAGGAAAGCTTCACTCCTTCACTCCTTTCTCCGAGGTCAGCGTGGAATCTGCAGCCTTTTTAGGTGTCAGGAGACCTCTGGGCTCGCTGAGGCTGAAACAGGAGCACTCCATGCTGGCCCCGAGGGGAGAGGAGGTATCTGCAGAGTGAAACTAGGAAGGCAGGAGCTCCCCCTGAGTGGCAGGCTGGACTCCAAGGTCCCTAGCTCCTGGTGTGCTACCCTCTCCAGGATCTGTCCCCCTCCTGCGGTGTGTGAAGGGCAcctgccctctcccctccccccccaccaTCCTGCTTGTCACCCAGCTTGCCTGGCTTCTCCCTATGCCTGTCTCTGCTGTCCCTTTTAAATCAGCCTGACTTTATCCCTACCATGCTGGAAGATTCCAACAGGTAGAAATAAAGCGGGCAATCTGGCTGGGTTGGAATAGGAAGCACCCTTGTGCCCCGACTTCTAGCCACCGCCCCACCCCGTTCCAGTCCCCAGTCTAAGACAGATCACTGAAGAATCATAGAAACTACTAGATTTGGTATTGACAATCAGAAGGCAAGTTTCCTATAATATCTCAGAACCCTTAATTTCGCCAGCCAACATTTACTGGGTACCTCCTGTGTACCCCATGATTCTAACCACCCTATCTGTACAAACTCATTTCATCCTCAAGGCAGTCCTATCTACTATTAGCCTGTTTTACTTATGGGAAGTCTGAGGCACAGGGAGCTAAGAAACTGGCGCAAGTTCATATGGACAGGAAGGAGCAgaagtgggatttgaacccatgtgGTCTGGTGCCAAAACGTTTGCTCCTGGCACATCATGCTGCATATGGGGAGAACCGACACCAGTGCATGGTAAAGTACTGTGAAAACCAGGGAGTGCTGCAGTCACAGGAGAGGTTGTTCTAATGAGGTCTCTATTGGATGCACGTCCACAAATTGGCCCTGTGGCCCAACTCCAATCGCCCTTTGTCCATCACTGGTTTTCCTTTTCCcacaggaggtggggaggaggggggatcAGAACAATAggagaagcaaagagaaagcCCAGGCCAGCTGGTTTTTTGCTGGGGCTGATCCAGGCCActtcccctcctgccccagcttagACGGTGAAAGAAACAAGGCATGAGAATTGGCCAGGGTTTCTTACTTGCCCTCTGGGTTCTCTCGCTCAGAGTTCAGAGATGACTGGCACCTTCCTCCACCTCTCTCATTGTCCAGCTGCCTTAGGCCCAGAGTGAGCCTATCCTATTCCCTGCCCTGCTCGGAGGCTGTTCAGGCACCTGATTTGCTTCCCTTAACTCCTGATCTCCTAGCTGAAAAATCAAGTTACAGCCATGTCCCTTTCCTGCCTCCTGAAACTGGGCCTGTCCCGGGAATCCTGTACAGTTTGTCCCGGTAGGCCCCAGCACTGGGCTGGGCCTGGGAGCAAGGGTACAGAGGAGCCATTCCAGAGATTATACCTCCGTAAAAGCTCCAGCAAGGCAAGGCACTTTGTAGGGATGGctgagtaaatgtttgttgaagtgTGAACTGGGAGGAAAGAGGGATGGGGTAAAAGGTGAATTGCCACTAGCAGGGACACAGGGCAAGCCCACAGCTCAGCAACTCTCCCAAGACAGTCCTCACTttgctggggctgggcctgggatgCTTCTGAGGTTACAAAGGTGGATCTCCTTTCCATTCTTTGTCTCCTGCCTATTGCCAGTGGGACAGGTGTGGAGAAGATATTCAATTATATATTTCACGTAATTGTGCAACTGCATTGAATAAGCAAGCTGCCCTTATACCCCTTCTCCCGGGAGGATCCACAGATCAGAGGGCTGTGTGTGTCCTGTCCGCTGCCTGAAGACGGCTGAAACTTTATTCCCAGCAATctaagtcttttttgtttgtttgtttgtttgagtcggagtctcactctttcgccaggctggagtgcagtggcgggatctctgctatctgcaacctccgactctttcatgctgttctcctgcctcggcctcccaggtagctgggattacaggcatgagccaccacacctctactaaaaattttttgtatttttagtagagagggggtttcaccatgttggccaggatggtctcgacctcctgacctcgtgatccacccgccttggcctcccagagtgctgggattacaggcatgagccactgtgcctggaagTCCTTTTTACAGTTCTCAGAAATACCCAGCATAAGGCCTCCCTTGGGAGAGTGGGCCCATGTTTAACAACACTGAACTCAGATGACTCTCTCTTATTGTATTTGTTCCATTTCTAGTGGAAATAGAGTTTGACTGCTAAGCCCTAGTCCTTTCTAAATATAAAGACTATTGGGGGAAAAACAGTCTCTGTCCCATCTTTCGAAAGTTTGATACTAAAGTTTGACCTTTGCGGTTCATTCTGGCACTGACAGTCTGGCCCACCAGGttcccagctgctgctgctgctgcctgtcACACTGCCCACTCTTAGGGTGGGCCAGCCTCTGCCAAGCCAGGCTGGAAAACCCTGGGTGCAGGCCGCAGAGACATTTTAGGACCATTGCTGTTCTGACTCCTCCAGCTCCCAAGAACCTCAGAACCACTGAGAATGCTTGGCTGCCCTTGCAGTCTGAAAAAGTGGAGGGAGCTTTCTCCATAGGTGGGCAAGGAAGATACAAGTGGGGCTGGCCTGGCAAGCTCGGATCTGTGGCCTCTGCAGGCCATTGGAGGCAGAGAGGGCCTTGGCCTGTGATGCCAGGGAGCTTGCTGAGCCAGAGGCTGGAGCTCAGGCTCAAGCAGGCCAAGAAGGAGTTAACCTCCAAGGAGAATGCCAGCTTCTCCCAGACTGGAGGCCTGTGCCCAGCTCTGCTGCTGCCAACTCTGGGAAGAAGTCCTGGGATCTGTAGTTTGTGCCACCACCCACCCCTGGCCTGCCTGTTTATCAACACCGTCTTGTAGACTACAGTTCCCAGAAACCTGCAGAGGCTAGGctttgggggaaggggtggggtaGGAGGCTCCGTGGCggccagagggagagggagagggaggaggtggggagagaaaacCCAATTCACCCCCttcctttttaattctttctcctGGTGTGTCTGCTCCACCGCCCGAGCTAATCCCCCAAATCCGGTCTCCTAAGCCGCAGCTGCTTCCCTTCGCAGTGATGAATGGCTCAGGGAGGGAAGgtgaattcatattttaattactGAGGCGCGGTGCTAAGGGAGccggggagggggtggagggctgAGCTTTGTTCTCAAGGCGCCGAGGGCACACCCTCCTTACTGGGTCACTTCTCTTTTGCCCTTTACCTGGGGTGGCGGGTGGCGGGTATTGAAGGTGGGGGTTGCCTTGCTGAGAGCGCCTCTGCTCTCTGCCTTGGGAGATGAGGGGATGGGTCATGGGGGGCTCAATATCCCTTTTCTTGTTTGTCAGAGAATTCCTGGCACGTCCCAACACTTTTAAATAGCTTCCTACCCTTCCACCCCCCTGCCTCCCACTATGATGCCAAAATTCGAGACACCTAGGAGTTTGTGGTCTGCACGCCTGGGGCCCTGGATTTCTCTTTATCTTACTTTCCGGCCTGCTCTGAGTCCCCTCTTTCTCTTGGTTCTTCCACATGTTTATGCTGCCTCTGACTCACTGCCCCATTTTTGCCAGAGGTACAAGGGTTGGAGGACCCTGGGAGAGTATTTGGCACAGAGAGATGTGGGGGTCAGGCCAAGGAAAGAGACCAGCAGGGAGGCCGAGGAACCTCCTAGTGGTGGGGGAGGACACGTGCTCTGTGGATTGGCATCTCTTCTGCTCGGCTCCACAAAGGTGGCTGGGCAGAGCATCGTCTATGTCCCAGACCCCAAACCATCTTGGACCTGAGCTGGGGAAAAGCCAGAGAGGAGGATGGGGAAGAAGCCAGGGCCAACAGCTTGCAGTCAGTTGCAGCCAACTGTGTGATGGCAGGAGGTTTGTCCAGTGtcctccccacctctccatccTATTCTGGGCTTCTGGGGGCTGTTTTTCCATTCCTTAGTCCCTCCTGGACTATGGGCATGGAAATGgagtgggagggtgggaggggagttCCCGTGATGAGCACTGATGAGCGGGGAGTGGACCCAGGCGCTAGTCCAGACTCCTCCCCCTCAAATAGATGCAGCAAGGGAACCTGACTTCCCCAGGGAGCCTCCAGCTGGTACTGGAGCCCTCTGCCAAGGGTGAGGGGTAAAGACAAGGAAGAGAGTCGACAggactcctgcctgggcaaaGCAGAGAGGAGCAGAGACCACAGCCTGGCAGAGGGACTCCCCAGGTACCTGCTGCTGGGGACTCTGAGGGAGGAGTGGGATTCACAGCGGGCAGGGACACAGAAATGGGTTGGAATTCTCTGCCCCATGTCCCCCCAATTCAGGGGctggcccagcaatctgtgtgcTGCAGACAAAGCCAAGGCAGCCTCTGGGGCTTGGAGTTGTGCACCTCACAATGAGGACCCGTTTAGAGACCCTgttagagaagaggaaggagaaccaGAGCCCTTTAAAGCAAAGATCTGAACAGAATAGACAGACCCCCTTTATTATACTTTCTGCCCTTAGATACAAGGCTCCAGGAATCCCACTGAGGCAGCCAACCCTTGAACACCTCTCGGGAGTCAGGCTGCAGCCCCTAGCCCAGCTCTTGGCCGGTTTCATTCGCTCTCCTTTCCTCTGATGTAGGTCCTGGTTCCTCTGACCCTACACCCCACAGAATTTTCTTAAATTCCCCAAAGGACCCTGGGGAAGAATGGTCACTTAAGGGGGCATATCTTGCTGTTTTAAAGGGAAGAGGATCAACGCACCCTGGGGTCAGAGACCCAGAGACCTAGACCTGTTGTGGGGCTGCCACCTGCCTGGCTTGTTTTAGTTGTGAGTTCCTTCCCAGATAAGCCTCGTGCTTGTCAATTTCTAGCCATATATTTTTCAATAATCGTGGGAATGCTTTGTTGATCATACCCTTGACTTACACCCCCAGCAAGAGAAGTGTATGCATGACAATAACTGATTATGAGGAAATccacccaccctccctccctttttcctgaTTAAGTTAGAATTCTGAATGCCTTCCAGCCCCTTAGGTTTGGGGTCTTAGTGTTAAACCTTGCCTAACCTCCTGGTACActgaaatgagataatgaagGCCCAGAGAGATGTGGCCACTTGCTTAGGATGACATAGCATGTCAGCATCAGAGCCAGGAATAGAACCCAGGCCACCTAAGTCCTAAATTGGATCCGTGTCTCTCTCTAGGTTTGTCACAGGAGGGATCCAGAGATAGCTGCAGTAGATAGATCTAGAAATATAGTAGTTGTGTCTCGGCTCTGTCTATATATATCCTGGAGGTTGCTCTCTGCTAACTATATATACTCAACCAGAGTGGGTGtgtaaatggtgctggaaatCGGGTTATTAAATAACCAGCCTACCTACCCGTGCTGACTCAAGCTGGGACTCCTGCCCATCCAGCTGGCCAGTGGAAATGCATTGCACCTATTAattacagccattagctgtattaCCAGGATGATGAGAGGCTGAAGGAGGGGAGAATCTTGACAGGACTCCATAGGGCACCGTGCTCGGTACGGGCCTCGGTTCTGCGTGGAGAAACACGAAGGAAGTTTTTCCAAAAGGACGAGGTTGGCCAGACCAGTGGAACTGTCCAGAGAGCCACCACCTGGGCCACGCCACATTCCTCAAAGGCAGTGAAATCACTTTGCACGTGTGCCTTGCTAGGGGGCCCAGGGCATTCTATGCAATCCCCATTGCATGAGGGGATGGAGAAGGGAGGCGCCTCATGCTTCCCCATTCCAAACCCCTCCTGCATAGCCCTGTGCCTCTCTCCTTTCCCGCAACACTTGGGCTTCACTCACCTGCCTGCCCCCAGTGTTACTCCTGGAGAGAGGAGTGATTCAGACCAGGCCCGGGCCTGACCTCCATGCAGGGGGCTTTGGTTCCTTTGTTCTCAGCTTCTCTGCTCGAGTGACTTGAATGCACTTCTGCTCCCTTTCAACAGGCCCAGGGGCAGAGGAAGGGCAGAGAGGTGAACTGGAAGAATCTGCAGGTGGCTAAGGCTAGGGAACCTAAATGAGCCTTTGGAGAAAGGGATACTCTTGCAGACTGAAGCTGAGCTCCGGAAGCTCCTTCTCTTCCCCAGCCAGACTGCCACAGATACCAAGTGGCCCCTGGCTCCTGCTGAGGGCCGGGTCAGCCAGAGGTGAGGGACAACGTGTCCAGCTGGGGCagatccagcctcagcctctacCTCAGACTTACTTAATGTGCTAGGGAAGAAACCATGTCTTTTTGCCCTTTTGTATTTACCTCCCAATCCCTTTGCCCAACTTAGGTGTGCTAAATAAAAGAGCCTGTTGGCTAAAAGAACTCTCTTTGCCGTCTGTTCTCTCCATGAGGAGGACTGGGATTTGCGTGGCTCTGAGCAATAGACAGAAGTGCATGGTCACTCCCTGCAGGAGTTCCTAGGGTATCAGACAACGCGGGGTTGTTCGGGAGGGGAGGAGTCTGACTCAGTCTCAGGTATCAAAGTAAGGCTACCCTGGATGAAGGATGGAGGAGGGCTTgttgtgtgtgcagcctgcaGAAGCGAGGGGACGCCCCCAGATGGAACCTGTGTAAGGTGGCACAAGCCAGAGCCTATTTTAAGCCAGCTTGCTTCCTGTTCTGCAACCACAGGTGTATGGGCATGGGGTGAGGCGGAGCGGGTGGGAGGGGAACAAAGGAGGCAGCAGCTgggctttctcttttctcccttggACTCACCCAGTCTCCAGTTTGAGGCATGACATCAGCTCCACACAGATCAGGAAACACTGAAGTTTCAAAGAGCTGTTGTTCGGAGGCCCGGCTCCTCCCCAGGCCGGTGTGAGACCTAGCAGGGCCGCCTCAGGGAGTGGCCTGGACTGGGCCAGACCCAGAGGGTTCTGGGAGCATTAACCCCAGcttgcttctctctccctgcctttctcctgcccctctccctcccctaccTTTCCCTGCAGATCTCTGGTGAGTGTTCCCCCAGCCTGGCCTAGGGCATGCCCCAGTTCACTTTCGCCTGCTTCTGTGGTCTCCATGGCTTCTgcaaaatgaagaggaagaaggaggaagttCACAGAGAGCGGGAGACGGCGGTGTGAGCAGAACCAGGGCCCCTCCATCAGCCCCCAGCAGGTCCCAGGCCTGACGGTGCCCGCTTCTGGCTGGGGCTTGGAGCAGGAAGCCGTGTGTGCATCTTAAGTCTTGATTTAGCTGGTGCTCTTCTCAGCCTGACTCTCACCTGAGGGCATCAGCCTCCCTTGTGCCTCCCAGCCGCCTCATGCCC
This genomic interval from Saimiri boliviensis isolate mSaiBol1 chromosome 14, mSaiBol1.pri, whole genome shotgun sequence contains the following:
- the BLACAT1 gene encoding bladder cancer associated transcript 1, which codes for MPQFTFACFCGLHGFCKMKRKKEEVHRERETAV